A region from the Vicia villosa cultivar HV-30 ecotype Madison, WI linkage group LG3, Vvil1.0, whole genome shotgun sequence genome encodes:
- the LOC131656053 gene encoding protein SIEVE ELEMENT OCCLUSION B-like, which yields MASSNLRQLQAAPNKMQLKKERRMFSTSDDSAMMKQVQSTHAPDGREIDVKPLIQIVDEILIQIIARSVEGHEHVKKEQETLETAVALAEFDMLDALAFIINKISCELSCKCSGGGDAHASTMVLLNYLSSYSWHAKVVLALAAFAVIFGEFWLVAQSSASNTLAKSVALLKQLPDIVENSVSLRPQFDALNKLVKAALDVSMCIVEFKELPSEYISEDVPPMSVASAHIPIATYWVIRSIVACASQIASLIGMRNEAMSSASEAWELSSLAHKVASIFEHLKNQLAICYQYIDEKRHIEAFHNLIRLFETVHVDNMKIMRALIYAKDDIPPLIDGTSKLRVSLEVLRRKHVLLLISDLDISQEEIMILDNLYKDARSRGETYYEMVWIPVVDKATWNEVNKQKFEYLQSSMPWYSVRDPFIIEPSVIKYIKEVWHYTKRAILVALDPQGRLSSQNALHMIWIWGNLAFPFTSEKEESLWKQEIWSLELLVDGIDPAVLDWMTEGKIICLYGGEDLEWIETFTKTAMNLARTSNFDLEMVYVGKSNAKERMQRMITTFNSKRFSYFFPNVTSIWFFWARLESMLYSKLQHGKTVENDKIMSEVMTVLSFDGSDRGWAIFCRGPSEMARAKGDTALTSLRDFDKWKHNIEQDGWVPALNDYIKEIQQPHHCNRLILPGSTGGIPQKVVCAECGRQMEKYFMYRCCVE from the exons ATGGCTAGTAGTAACCTTCGCCAGTTACAAGCTGCTCCTAACAAAATGCAGCTCAAGAAGGAGAGACGCATGTTCTCTACTTCTGATGATAGTGCCATGATGAAACAAGTTCAGTCCACTCATGCACCCGATGGCCGCGAAATCGATGTTAAACCGCTTATTCAAATTGTTGATGAAATCTTGATTCAGATCATCGCTCGAAGCGTCGAGGGTCATGAACAT GTGAAAAAAGAGCAAGAGACATTGGAAACTGCTGTTGCTTTGGCTGAATTTGATATGCTTGATGCACTGGCTTTTATCATTAACAAAATTTCCTGTGAG TTATCATGCAAATGCTCAGGAGGTGGAGATGCACATGCATCAACAATGGTGCTACTGAATTACCTGTCAAGCTATTCATGGCATGCAAAAGTTGTGTTAGCCTTAGCAGCATTTGCTGTTATTTTTGGAGAGTTTTGGCTTGTTGCTCAATCAAGTGCTTCAAACACACTTGCCAAATCTGTCGCTCTCCTTAAACAACTACCTGACATTGTAGAGAATTCTGTTTCATTGAGACCACAATTTGATGCACTCAATAAGCTTGTGAAGGCTGCACTTGATGTCTCAATGTGCATTGTTGAATTCAAGGAGTTACCTTCTGAATATATCTCAGAAGATGTTCCTCCTATGTCTGTTGCAAGTGCTCATATTCCTATTGCTACATATTGGGTCATTAGAAGTATTGTGGCCTGTGCTTCACAAATTGCAAGTCTCATAGGGATGAGAAATGA agcCATGTCTTCAGCTTCAGAGGCATGGGAATTATCGAGTTTGGCTCACAAAGTCGCTAGTATATTCGAGCACCTCAAAAACCAACTTGCTATTTGCTATCAATATATAG ATGAAAAGAGGCATATTGAGGCATTTCACAATCTGATACGTCTTTTTGAGACGGTTCATGTAGACAACATGAAAATCATGAGAGCACTGATTTATGCAAAGGATGATATCCCTCCACTTATCGATGGAACTTCAAAACTAAGG GTTAGTCTTGAGGTACTAAGGAGGAAACATGTGCTACTTCTCATATCGGATCTTGACATTTCGCAAGAAGAGATAATGATACTCGATAACTTGTACAAAGATGCAAGATCGAGGGGCGAGACATACTATGAGATGGTATGGATTCCAGTTGTGGACAAAGCAACATGGAATGAAGTGAATAAGCAAAAGTTTGAGTATCTTCAATCATCGATGCCATGGTATAGTGTTCGCGACCCTTTCATTATCGAACCATCGGTGATTAAGTATATCAAAGAAGTGTGGCATTACACAAAGAGAGCTATTCTAGTAGCCCTTGATCCACAAGGTAGATTGTCCTCCCAAAATGCTCTTCATATGATATGGATTTGGGGAAATTTGGCCTTCCCTTTCACTAGTGAGAAAGAAGAATCCTTGTGGAAGCAAGAGATTTGGAGCCTTGAACTTCTTGTTGATGGCATTGATCCCGCAGTTTTAGACTGG ATGACAGAAGGAAAAATCATATGTCTATATGGAGGAGAAGATCTCGAGTGGATAGAAACATTCACAAAAACAGCGATGAACCTAGCAAGAACAAGCAACTTCGATTTAGAGATGGTTTACGTAGGAAAAAGCAATGCAAAAGAGCGAATGCAGAGAATGATAACCACGTTTAACTCAAAAAGATTCAGTTACTTTTTCCCAAACGTGACATCGATTTGGTTCTTCTGGGCAAGACTCGAGAGCATGTTATACTCAAAACTACAACACGGAAAGACAGTTGAAAACGACAAGATTATGAGCGAAGTTATGACAGTACTTAGCTTCGATGGCAGCGATCGAGGGTGGGCGATATTCTGTAGAGGACCATCTGAAATGGCAAGAGCTAAAGGTGATACTGCTTTAACAAGTTTGAGAGATTTCGATAAATGGAAACATAATATTGAACAAGACGGTTGGGTTCCTGCATTGAATGATTATATTAAGGAAATTCAACAGCCGCATCATTGTAATCGGCTTATTCTTCCTGGAAGCACTGGTGGAATACCGCAGAAAGTTGTTTGCGCGGAATGTGGTCGGCAAATGGAGAAATATTTCATGTATCGTTGTTGTGTGGAGTGA